From the Bacillota bacterium genome, the window CGGCCCCGCCCGTGGGTCCGGTTCTTGCGCCTACCGGCATCAACATAGTGGAGTTCTGCAAGAACTTCAATGCCAAGACGGCGGACCAGGTAGGAACGATCATCCCCGTTGAGGTCACCGTGTATGACGACCGGTCCTACACATTTGTGCTCAAGACTCCGCCGGTGTCTTTCCTGATCAAGAAGGCCTTGGGAGTTGAGAAGGCATCAGCTGTGCCGAACCGGGACAAAGTCGGCAAACTGAGCCGCGCCAAGCTCAGGGAAATCGCAGAGACCAAGATGCCTGACTTGAACGCAAACGACATCGAGGCTGCAATGCGGCTTGTTGCCGGCAGCGCCCGCAGTATGGGTGTGGAGGTAGAGGAAGCCTGATTCCCGTCAGGCAATGTCGTGGGAGGAGCACATCCGCAAGCACCACGAAGGAGGAACACCATATGCCCGAGAGGGGAAAGAAGTATCAGGAGACTGCGAAGCTCGTAGACCGCTCGAAGCTTTATGAGCCTACCGAGGCGGTCAAGCTCGCGCGAGAGACGGCGCGCGCGAAGTTCGATGAGACCATAGAGGCGCACGTGCGCCTTGGCGTAGATCCACGGCACTCGGATCAGCAGGTCCGCGGGGCAGTGGTGCTGCCGCATGGAACGGGCAAGACCAAGCGCGTCCTGGTCTTCGCAAAGGGCGAGAAGGCGAAGGAAGCTGAGGACGCGGGCGCGGACTTCGTTGGGGCCGAGGAAATGGCAGAGAAGATCAGAGGCGGCTGGCTCGATTTCGACGTGACCGTGGCCACTCCCGACATGATGGGAACCCTGGGTAAGCTCGGTAAGATACTTGGCCCTAAGGGGCTGATGCCGAATCCCAAGACAGGCACGGTCACGTTCGATGTGGCGAGGGCGGTCCGAGAGATCAAAGCCGGCAAGGTAGAATACAGGGTCGACAAGACCGGGATCGTCCACGTTCCAATTGGGAAAGCTTCGTTTGAGCAGGAGAAGCTCGCACAGAATCTCGGAGTGCTCATGGATGCTCTCATCAAGGCTAAGCCCTCGGGGGCGAAGGGCCAATACCTGAAGAGCATCACACTTGCGTCTACCATGGGCCCAGGGATCCGTGTTAATCCCGGGCAGGTGGGAGTGCTCACGACCGAGAGATAAGAGATGGCCGCCCATGACAATAGAATAGGCACCTGGCCGAAGACAGCAGGTGCTCTGCGCGAAGGCGCGAGCATAATGAGCAGATCCAGCTCGCCTGCCCAGGCCGGAGGAACGCCGACACCCACGATCTTTCGAGGGACCTCCGGTCACGCGCCTGAGGTCCCTCTTCTTGCGTCTGGGAAGGCAATTGCACACGGGGAGGTGTGAACGTGCCGACTGCCGAGAAGGCAAAGACTATCGAGGAACTGGAAGCCAAGATGGCCACGGCCAGTGTGGTGGTGCTCGCAGACTTCCGCGGGCTGAATGTCGCCCAGGTCACGAAGCTTCGCCGCAAACTCCTAGAGGCTGGGATCGAGTACAAGGTTGTCAAGAACACCCTTGCGAAGATTGCTGCGGACCACGCGGGCATCGAGGGACTCGATCCGTATCTCGAGGGGCCAACCGCCATGGCCTTCGGGGCTCAGGACCCCGTGGCTCCGGCGAAGATCCTCCCGAGAGAAGTCCAGGAGGATCTTCGCCGGAGCCACGGGGTCCTGAGNNNNNNNNNNAAGGCTCTTGAGATCAAAGGCGGTTTCATGAACCGGAAGGCGATCGCCCGGGAACAGGTCCTCTACCTGGCAAATCTGCCTGGGAGAGAGGTGCTCCTCGCAAGGTTGGCCGGGACCCTGGCTGGGCCCATCGCCGGACTCGCCAGCGTGCTTGCAGGTCCCGTCCGCAAACTGGTTTGGACACTCGAGGCTGTGAGGAAACAGAAAGAAGAGGCCGGCGGTCAGACCGAGCCCGCCCAGGCTTGATCAAAAGGGAGGATAATCCAAGATGACCAAGGAAGAGATCATTGCTGCCATTGAGACGATGAACGTTCTGGAACTTGCTGAGCTGGTCAAGGCTCTTGAGGAGAAGTTCGGCGTCAGCGCCGCCATGCCGGTGGCCGCCGCAGCAGGCCCTGTGGCCACAGCAGGCCCCGCCGCCGCGCCCCTTGAGGAGAAAACCGAGTTCGATGTGATTCTGGTGACTGCGGGCGACAAGAAGATCCCCGTGCTCAAGGTCGTGCGAGAGCTCACAGGGCTCGGCCTGAAGGAGGCAAAGGATCTCGTGGATAACGCGCCCAAGGCTGTCAAGGAAGGCATCAAGAAGGAAGAGGCTGAGGCCATCAAGGCCAAGCTCGTCGAGGCCGGGGCGACCGTCGAGATTAAGTAGTCTAACCTTACTGAACGGGCCAGGAGACCCTCTGGTTCAAGAAGGTCACC encodes:
- the rplJ gene encoding 50S ribosomal protein L10 is translated as MPTAEKAKTIEELEAKMATASVVVLADFRGLNVAQVTKLRRKLLEAGIEYKVVKNTLAKIAADHAGIEGLDPYLEGPTAMAFGAQDPVAPAKILPREVQEDLRRSHGVL
- the rplL gene encoding 50S ribosomal protein L7/L12 translates to MTKEEIIAAIETMNVLELAELVKALEEKFGVSAAMPVAAAAGPVATAGPAAAPLEEKTEFDVILVTAGDKKIPVLKVVRELTGLGLKEAKDLVDNAPKAVKEGIKKEEAEAIKAKLVEAGATVEIK
- the rplK gene encoding 50S ribosomal protein L11; protein product: MAKKVTAFVKLQLNAGKATPAPPVGPVLAPTGINIVEFCKNFNAKTADQVGTIIPVEVTVYDDRSYTFVLKTPPVSFLIKKALGVEKASAVPNRDKVGKLSRAKLREIAETKMPDLNANDIEAAMRLVAGSARSMGVEVEEA
- the rplA gene encoding 50S ribosomal protein L1: MPERGKKYQETAKLVDRSKLYEPTEAVKLARETARAKFDETIEAHVRLGVDPRHSDQQVRGAVVLPHGTGKTKRVLVFAKGEKAKEAEDAGADFVGAEEMAEKIRGGWLDFDVTVATPDMMGTLGKLGKILGPKGLMPNPKTGTVTFDVARAVREIKAGKVEYRVDKTGIVHVPIGKASFEQEKLAQNLGVLMDALIKAKPSGAKGQYLKSITLASTMGPGIRVNPGQVGVLTTER